TAGACTTAACTTTTTAATGAGAGGTGTAATCCACGGATAGATGATCAAAAAATAGTTTCTCTGTTTCAAATAGATGATGTTATTCTTtatgcacaaagattaagaacttttttttttttttcaaaaataacttttaaaaatataatttaaaaatcattcCACCAATCATGATAATGGCAAAATCTAATTGGCTACACAattttcaataaagttaaaaataatataaaatatcaaaacatcatctattttgaaacaacaaatatcttctaaaacattatataatatgaaactGAAGGAGTATGATTTAGTTTTACATGGTAGATAAATCAAACTTGAAATATGTTGATATCCCAAACTCTTCTTCTCACCACTTGACTACAAACTCCAAGTCGAAACTAATTCATATTGTTTCCTTAGACACTTAAAATACAAATCTTCTACCTATATTTGCATACTCAGAAGATAAGATCTGTATATATACCCACTTCATTTTGGGAATTGTCTAACTCTTCCATAGGTTTAGAATAGGGTTTTTAATGTAAAACCCCCCAATTAAATTAATTTCGGGTAGAAAACCCCCAATTAaagatctatactattatttatgaagtgatttggCTGatgtgtcatgttctccatagttttagattttttttatttgtttgtcattatttattaatatttgtcatgtttttattagattttaactaaatcattaattttctttttagccAAGTCACtaatttatcaattttaaaaatatccttactgaatcttatatatattaaaacgaaatttattttaataatattaaatttatatgttatattacaATTTAGTTAACTTttcttatttgtgtttttttatttgtcatatttttattaggttttagacttttagctaggttactaatttattattagttttgtcatgttctatatttttaagcaattttgttatttgtgatattttattagattttaactaaatcattaatttattatttttttatctaagtcactaatttattaatttaaaaatacccTGACTGaatcttatatataaatattttttcttgactaatatttaattatatttattttgtatcttaattaaATGTGTTAGTAATTCCATTGAAAGTGCCCCTAACCTAGTGGTAAAATACCTTGTTATTTGTCCAATCAATCCGATTTCGAGTCTAGTGGTCTACacgtttttattttcaaattatgtaaaacgacgtcgtttcacttaaTGTACACAATAAACGACGTCTGTCAAATTTTTCGACGGTgtgctaaattggcaagtcaacgaaaatacgaaaatattgttaattaattttaaattcataaagttttgtgtttctttttgtcAGCCAATATGTCCAGAtttgttttggcaattcctACAAAATTCGTGCttttttggccgatttcccatttttttattagtaaattAAAAAGACATGTATGCCTtcatcttccttcttctttattttgttCTGCAATCAAACGTTTAGGCATCTGTGCTTCTTTCTTTATTGCGTTTGGTATTTTACCAGCATAAAAGTTTCGCAAACGCCACAGTTTCTAACCGTTATATCAaccgtacaaatctctagaaaacgttTAAACTCGTAACCACCCGcatccgcaaactcccgcaaccgctaCCACTGCAgctacaccagtcaggccctaaatCCACGTTTCTAAAACGCCGATCATCAAAAAGTCTAGTAGaacttttttttccatctaaaatattattaaaaagagcCCAAGACCCAAGATTACAGAACTGAAGCCCAACATACAAACAAAACCAGAAAGCCCATAAAACAAATGGGCACAAATTACAACACGAGACTGGGCCTTACACCCCACCGAAGCCCATTAAGTAAAGCGGCACGCGCGTCAAACAGACACAAGCACGTGTACAGACCTCGACACTGAGGCACCACGCGTCGCACTTTCACCGCTTGACCGTCGCCGCCCTGTTTTACCGCCGGAAGCTGCAAACCGACACCAACGATTCGCCGGATCTTACCGGACCTTTCTCCACTCTTCTTCCACGCCCGAGCTCGCTTGAACGGAGAGCATCATCAAAACTGTTTCGAGATCTCATCCCGAGCTACACAGACGCCACTAACTTGACCACCCCATACTTTCTCCGCCTTCAATTCCTTAGCACAATCGTCAGAGAGCTTCAACACCATCGAGATCTCATCCATAATGATCGAAACCAAGCCCGAAGACGAGAACAACATCCTAACATCTAACATGTCAGAACAAAGACAGACCCCAAACCTAAAGCCGGCGGCGCGAGGTAGAAGGAACCTCCATTCCCCGGAGTCAAAAGCCGGCGGCGCGAGGTAAAATGAAACCTCCATTCTCCGGAGTCcaaacaaaatctaactaaaacTGAAAGGAAGCACAAAGCTTTCTTCCTTCCATGGCCGCaaagaaaagcaaaagaaataaGGAAACAACAGAAGGCCGGATCGACGGTGGCTATTGGAGCCCACCCGTCGGCCGGAAGCAGTAATCACGGCGAGGTTTTTTCTTGAGAGAGGTCGGAGAGatttctagagagagagacctCTTAAGTCTAGTAGAACTTTAAATCACAAGGTTTACAAAttcatttttgaaattaaactcTTAAGAGTTGGATAATATCAGAAAAGGAGATGAAAACCATGTGCAAAGAAAAACTGATTCGTGTTCTTTATTTGGTTTTAGAATAACACTActacaacaacaaagaaaagaacaaaatcCACTTCGTTTCCACGTTAAGGATCTAAAGTAGATTGTGACTTTCAAATTTCTTTATTTAAGGTGCAAAATTGTTAATAGGCATATACATCTATAGACCAACTAACTTCTACAGCTTGTTAACACAATCAtactaaaaaaaagaacaccGGAGGGAGTCATGGATGATGATGGTGGATTTCATGAGGTCGAAAAAGATGGTAAACTATTTCTGGTATACCACCACCCAAAATACCGACCTAAACCACAAATAAAAAGTCCATCCTCATCTGCTGAAGTAGCCAACCACGATCACCCTCCTCTACCCCTTTTCATATGCCCTTTTGTACGATGGCAAAAAGATTCTAGATATTCCAATCTTTTCTTGATCAATTCTTCTCCTGAGTTTGTCCTCTCTAGTAAAGTTCCTGATCATCATCTACTTCCTTTGTTTTGGTGCAACAATGAAAAATTCGGCGACGGTGAGTATGAATGCGGTATATGCTTTGACTCAAAGTTTCGCACAGATTATTACTTTTGTGCTTTTTGTTCTCGAAAGTACCACAAAGAATGTGTAGAGTCTCCACTTAGAATTAAACACCCTTACCATCCTCATCATTCTTCTCTCGAACTTTATTATCGCATTGGTTATACTTATTGTATACGTTGTGGAGGTGACAGGGCCTATGGCTTGATATATCATTGTACTGCCGATCAAACTTTCATGCATACAACATGTGCGATGAAGCGGATACCCATTGTTATAGACcaacaaaaaatacatgatCACCCCCTTACCTTTTTCCCTAGACAAAATTCATTAACCTGCAACATTTgtggtttgataaaaaaacatCCCACCTATGTCTGTCTCAGATGCAACTTTGTAGCTCACAGAGGATGTGAAGAGTTTCCACACACCATCAGGATATCACGTCACCACCATCGCATCTCCCGTGTTTTATCTCTTCGTTATGAAAAGTGGCCATGCGGAGTTTGTCGTCAAAGTATTGACGGTAATTATGGTGCCTATACATGTAACGAATGTGGTGATCACTACTATGCTGTTCACTTGCATTGCGCTCTAGGAAAAGATGTGTGGGATGGAGAAGAACTCAAAGGTGTGCCTGAAAAAGATGATATAGCACAAGATGCACCACCGTTCTGCAAAATATCCGAAGGAGTGGTCCATTATTTTCTTCATGACCATCATCTGCGACTCGAGGAAAACATACTCTATGATAAAAACAAGTTTTGTGAAGCGTGTGTCATGCCTATCATTGAAGATGAATTCTATTCATGTGCGGAGTGTGACTTCATCCTCCATGAAACATGCCTAAAAGCTCGTCGCAGAATACAATATGCGTTACATCCTCACCCACTTACATTGAAAGCTATCGACAATTATGATTCAAATTACTCCTGGTGCCCAGTTTGTTCCCGTAACTCTGGTGGCTTTGTTTACGAGTGTCCGAAACAGGAATGTCAATTCAAGCTCGATATGAGGTGTGCTTTAATTTCAGAGCCGTTTGATTACCAAGGTCATGAGCATCCTTTGTTCCTGTCTTTAGACCCATACGTATATGTATTATGCAAGGTATGCAAATGGACACAAAATTATTCGTTAAATTgcataaaatgtgattttactgTGTGTATGAAGTGCGCCACCTTACCATACAAAGTAAGGTATAATAACGACAAACATTTTCTCACACTTTCATGGGGGGAAGAGAGGCGTGAGAAATATTGGTGCGAAGAGTGTGAAGATATAGTCGAGAAATTTTTCTATTGGTGCAATGATTGCTGCACCATCCTTCATACTGACTGCTTATTCAGCAAAAATCCATATCTAAAACCTGGTCAAGTTTTCAAAATAAGAGAGAAGGAGTTCCAAATTCTCGCCAAAAGTAATACTTCCCGGCCAATTTGCCACTTCTGTAAGAAGCCTTGTCAAGGAAAAACACTTGTAAGAGATAACCTGACAGTGTGTTCGATGCTTTGCGCGTCTGATTTTATGTActcatatttacatatttaaacaaGTTTTAGTTTTCATAGTTTAAAACTAttcatatatatctatatataaaccTATAAActatagatttttaa
This genomic stretch from Raphanus sativus cultivar WK10039 chromosome 3, ASM80110v3, whole genome shotgun sequence harbors:
- the LOC130509753 gene encoding uncharacterized protein LOC130509753, which translates into the protein MDDDGGFHEVEKDGKLFLVYHHPKYRPKPQIKSPSSSAEVANHDHPPLPLFICPFVRWQKDSRYSNLFLINSSPEFVLSSKVPDHHLLPLFWCNNEKFGDGEYECGICFDSKFRTDYYFCAFCSRKYHKECVESPLRIKHPYHPHHSSLELYYRIGYTYCIRCGGDRAYGLIYHCTADQTFMHTTCAMKRIPIVIDQQKIHDHPLTFFPRQNSLTCNICGLIKKHPTYVCLRCNFVAHRGCEEFPHTIRISRHHHRISRVLSLRYEKWPCGVCRQSIDGNYGAYTCNECGDHYYAVHLHCALGKDVWDGEELKGVPEKDDIAQDAPPFCKISEGVVHYFLHDHHLRLEENILYDKNKFCEACVMPIIEDEFYSCAECDFILHETCLKARRRIQYALHPHPLTLKAIDNYDSNYSWCPVCSRNSGGFVYECPKQECQFKLDMRCALISEPFDYQGHEHPLFLSLDPYVYVLCKVCKWTQNYSLNCIKCDFTVCMKCATLPYKVRYNNDKHFLTLSWGEERREKYWCEECEDIVEKFFYWCNDCCTILHTDCLFSKNPYLKPGQVFKIREKEFQILAKSNTSRPICHFCKKPCQGKTLVRDNLTVCSMLCASDFMYSYLHI